Genomic DNA from Etheostoma cragini isolate CJK2018 chromosome 7, CSU_Ecrag_1.0, whole genome shotgun sequence:
TGCTGGAGTGTGATGTGATTTGTGTAACGTGCAGGTGCGATGGATTGCCTACAACCCAATAGGGTGTCGGAATGGTATATGTTCATACTTCTCATCCGACCACAATCAAATAAATTTGATCCGACTGGCACGATTTTTCTGGataggattttgttttttgtgtttgtgtttttttaacgaTGATAagccaaaatgaaaacaagcagaaCTCAAATAGGAGTAACAagtacatttataaaatgtaaggagCAGAAAGCAAAACGTTTgttgtaaaataattactccagtGAAGTATAGATACATTTGTACTTCCTTACTTGACACCTCAGCGGAAGGACACTGATTGGGATTTAAAGCTGAGCTCCAGGGGCTGCTTCCATGGTTGGGTTCAGACCCCCTTCCAAGTCTGGCTTGGCTAGCTCCAGGATGGTGTAAAGGAGAAGGGAGGCAGCAGCGTAGAGGACGACAGTTTGTCTGTCCACAGGTCCTTTTTTGGGCAATATCCTCAGACTGGATTAAAAGTTGTACTAGACTACTAAATCCCCCGGCTCTTTATGATCACCTGTGTTCTTGCCAGAGCTTCCCATGTGAACATCTTTCAGACTTTCcacaagatttttttattaaacttttctCTTCTgcatagtcttttttttctcctgcttttttgtgattttaagtgcatgtgtatgtactctttttttttttttattgcgtgctttttttcttcaatgtcCTTTCTTGAGTTATCTTTTAAgtcatcttttctttctactCCCTCATCTCTGGTTTTCTGTTCAtctgttattttcattataacACACTCTCTGAAGGTTTGGCCCAGCATGTATATGAGCTGTGCATTGTTATTTTGTAGCAGCGCTGTCTTCAATGTCAACACAAACCCCTGTAGTTCTGTCTGCTGCTTTTGATGCTTATCTCCTTATCTTCTGCTTATCTGTAGCATTGTCTAGAGTAATGGATTGGTAATAGAAAcaactttagtttaaaaaaagtttataaagTGAGGTTTTCAAGAATTCCTACCTCTTTATGTTGAGGCTAGAAATGTTGAGGCTAGAAGTCAATCATGacagttaaagtaaaaaaattgtcACTTAATTTTGGTAAAAGGGCAGTTTCTTGTTAAGAAGGATATCTGTCACTGGAGGGCGCTCTCTTCTCTCTGGCTGAAGCCCAATAACAGCAAAATAGGTTCCCCCGCTTAACATGTTGATGAGGAAAATGCAGCTCTTCGCTGTAACATTAAATGTATGGTCAGTACTGTCATATAGACATCACAGTTCACATAGATTAACAGTGACACATACTatggtataaaataaatatacatggATAACCTAGAAAAATGGAAGCAGTATTGATGCATgttcaaaatgacaaacatccATTTCtgatttgctttgttttaaattgtgtcAAATGTGACACAGTGTTGCtgattgtgtgtctgcaggaAGCCGAGAAACTGCATTCACGTATGCCATCAGCGCAGCAGGGGTGGTGAATGCGGTGAGCCGTGCCTGCAGAGAGGGCGAGCTCTCCAGCTGTGGGTGCAGCCGTGCCGCTCGCCCCAAAGACCTGCCACGTGACTGGCTGTGGGGCGGTTGCGGAGACAACCTCAACTATGGCTACCGGTTCTCCAAAGAATTTGTGGACGCACGTGAGAGGGAGAAGAGCTACCCCAAAGGCTCGTATGAAAGCGCCCGACTGATGATGAATATTCACAATAATGAGGCTGGAAGGCGGGTaagtcacagttttttttaatatatgtatatatttatatatctaccaacacacacacatcagtaaATACAAAGCAAGCTGTGATATATAAACTGCAGGTCGTAGAATTAGAACCAACCAGTGATAGAAAGCGCAAGTGTAGTTGGAAGTGAGACAATCCAGGGCAATCAGACGGGTCTCAGCTGATCATCTGTGTAACAGCTCTGTCAGCTCTCCCCTCCTGATGCTTTGATCTGTAGGGAGATGGAGTCATTGGAGGCAGCCCTGgggtttcttttcctttccaaAAATTTTGAAACCGCCTCAAAGAAAACTTAATGCAAGATATCTGTTGCCAGGCTGTTCTCTTTCAAGCAGGACAAATGAGTGGACAACAATTTATTCAAGACATGGACAGGATCATTCAGTCCTTTATGGCAAAGTGATGCCTTATGAGATCATGAGCTgcacattgtgtaaatatttatgCAGACAGGTCAAATTAGAAATGTGAAGCATGTTTCGCTTGGACATTTTTCTGCAGTTTGCCACATAACAAAACATCTTTTTGCAAGTTCTTCATCTGGttataaatcaattaatcaatttccTCTCCCCTCTGTCAGACGGTGTCAGACCTTGCCAATGTGTCCTGCAAGTGCCACGGGGTATCAGGCTCCTGCAGCCTGAAAACCTGCTGGCTGCAGCTGGCTGACTTCCGCAAGGTGGGCGATGCACTGAAGGAAAAGTATGACAGTGCTGCTTCCATGAAGCTCAACACACGTGGAAAGCTGGTGCAAATGCACAGCAAGTTCAACGCTCCCACAAGCCACGACCTGGTGTACATTGAGTCCAGTCCAGACTACTGCCTGAAGAACCAAAGCACAGGCTCCCTGGGCACAGTGGGGCGCCTTTGCAACAAGACCTCGGAGGGCATGGATGGGTGTGAGCTGATGTGCTGCGGCCGCGGTTACGACCAGTACAAGGCCCAGATCGTGGAGCGCTGCCACTGCAAGTTCCACTGGTGCTGCTACGTCAAGTGCAAGCGCTGCACCAAAATCGTAGACCAATTCGTCTGCAAGTGAGAAGAGGAgtgttgcctgtgtgtgtttccttgcAGACGATGGGCATACATCTGTGTGTATCCGTGAGCAGAAGAGCAAAGGAGttgaacacagagagagaatggAAGAAAGAAactatataaattatatttatagagTTAAACAATTATGCCATTGCAAAAAgactaaacctttttttcaacaaaaaaaatctgtcttcagAAACTGAgagttttgtgaaatatttattttgagattataatgttttattttgcccCCTGCAACATCAGCCGATTTCAACCCATTCAAGGTGCCTAAAACTGGCTGGAAATCTCCCGCAccctttttttaatatcaaaaaacacaatttttcttGTCAAATGGGTCACACTGATTGCGAAATTGGACCGTGCTTCTGATTTTCATAAGAAGACTGGTGTTTGATATTTGTGACATAGTTGACTAGGAGGTCCTGGTTAGTTGTCTGAGAATGAGTGTGTTGAGAGGAGAATGCCTGTGTGCTGTAGTGTATGGGTGTGTATTCATGGACCCAGTCCTAAACCGGCCTTTACATCCAAACCAAGGTCTACTTGTCCCCTCTCACCACATGTAGAGTAAGTAAAGCTGTTGGTTCGTACGAGTCCTTGGAGTACAAGGGGTACCAGAAGAGGGCTATTTGGGGATTGGGCCATTATTAAGCTGTCCCAGAAGCCTTAGTTACCCAGGTGCTGCAACAAGCCCTCCACCATTATGCACTTTGATACAGAGGCTTAAACCTGTCTGTGCGTGTCTGTTcagctgtctttttttaactacagTGCATCAgcaaatatatcaatattatagcCTACATTCTTTTCCATATTAATTCAGATTATCCATTTAACATTATTCTACAATACTTTAATATGGTTTGAAAATATATGGGCAATGTTGTGGTTACAGTGGTGAAATATTCCATGTtctgtgtgtatatagtatgtctaTCCAACCAATCAGtaaactatatttatttttcttttaaccagATCCTTTGCTTAgcttaaaacagaaaagcatcaTCTCCATCATAGATCAAAATTTAGTTGGACATCACAAGTTTTgaagtcactttttaaaattgtgttcTCACTAATGCGGCTCTTCACTGTTTTTGTAAAGGGAAATGCACCTTATTGTCTCAAAACACAAACTACTTTTTATCACTAATGTTCAGATTTACTgttatacacacgcacacacacacacacacacacacacacacacacacacacacacacagacgtgtatatatatactatatatcacAGATGTTGAGATTTTAACATCACCACATATTTCCAGTACCACTCAGTTAACTGCTCACTATCCCTGTGATGATTCTTAATAGACAAAACTGTTTCTGCCAATccaaatatgtatatttataagCTTCTCCATGAATTTGAGGTTTATTACAGTTAACGTAATATGCTATAGCTgatattttgttactttttacaatttggctttgtttcaataaatatcaaatgtaAAACCAGCAGAAATGTATTTACTCACAGTATGTAAGTCTTGTTTGTCTGTGCCAAAATCATTTTATCTCCTGACATTTTCCTTTCTACATGTACAATGCCAAATGTTTATCTTCTTAAACTTGGTGCACCTTTTTATAGAGATTTGATGTGATTCCATTCAACAAGATctgacaattcttttttttctaaattgaaCAGCATTTCAGGGTTTTTCGGAACATTCCTTCATTCAGTCTCCTCCTCACCTATGGGCAGATTTAGTGACAGGACCCACATTGGGTGACAGCTGTTTGCGTGTAGTGAACAAAGACAAGCGATTTCTTGAGCACTTTGGAAGATGGCCTGAAGATTGGGTGTCTCTCAAGGGTGTGGTTGAGGTTGTATTATAAGCACCCCTCAACAGTCCAATGACAGGGGATCAGTTAATGGAATGATTGATCATATTGTGTcaggagaaaaggaagaaggGGGATTTtcaatgtgggggggggggctgtctgGAAGAGGACTGGGCCTTGTCAGAGACTGCTGAAGCTCAAGAGGAGATGAACAGGAAAGCTGATTGGGTAATGAGAAACGGGGGATTACATGAGGGCTGGACGAGAGGGGAGTAATAAGTAGAGGCCCAAGGGAGAGGAGCAGAGACAGACACTGCTTTAAGGAAAGTAGAGCTGAAGGACTGCCATTACAGTGTAAACTGTCCTGACATTGACTAATATTTACATTGAGAAAATGATACTGACTTTAGGAGCACATCCCACATGTGACCCTGTCAATTGGCCcccagtgtgtgtttacatttctgaTTGGTGTCACATAGGCCAATAAGGAAAGAAAGGAGCAACAATACAAGGTTAACAAATAGggagaaagtgtaaaaaaaagaaagattcaAAGGAGACCAAGAACAGCAGTCGTTTTTGCATAATTTATCCTTTTGTCAACAGCAGGGTTTATAAGGATATGAAATCACCCGTCAACCTTGTTATTTTCTTGAAGGTGAGAAACTACTCGCACATGCTGGATGAGGCTCCTTGCATGTCAGCTAGAGTGAGTGACTACATACCAGCAGGACTCCTACAGCAATAGCATAAACAGAAATCCAGGTGCACAGCAGGCTGATTCAGCAGGCAGAGGAAACCTGAGACCCACAGGTGCACAGGTATGACAAACTCAGTCAGAGGACACTTTCAAACGTTCAAAAAAATGCTTGGACGTCTGATTTTGGCAGGCCTCTCCCCACCtgcccctctctcccctcccacCCCCAGTTTGACAGATAATGCGGGCAACCGTGTAAATACTTACACGCTCGTTTTGCAGAGAATAACACCGTCTTTTTTGGGGCTGTGGTCACAGGGTGATAAGGTTATTACTTAGGTTTCACACACAATTAAGAATTGACCACGAGAGCTCATTGTAGCTTCACAAGAGCATACACACTTAGGGAGGGAGGTGCTTGGCAGATGTTTTGAACTGGTGGAAACCTAGGCATCTCTTTGTCATCTGCTCTTCACAGTTTATCTAAGAAAACAGCCTGTCTATAGTAAAGGTGCTTTCTTCCACATTGTTCTCAggattttttcccttttttaaatcttccttTCCCcttagaaaataaatagaaacaactctttacagaaatgtacattaaagtttcataattttaaaatgttgaaatatgcGTGTGAAATACTtgattgtatttgtgtgtatgcatgtgtgtttttgtattcatGCAAGGGTGATAATTATGATGATGAATGGGCCACTCAGGCTGGAAGACTGAGGTTGCCTGGGCTCATCGAGTGGTTTTACTCTATTCTTCTTCTACTGCATTTAAATTCCCCAGAGGTTCTTCAGGACGATTATGTGACAAGTTGTATTTTCCTTAAACAAAGCAGCTTGTTGATTTAAGGCAACCTCCCTTTGCTGAAGCCAGATCTGCTCACCACAACTTTGAAGATTCATAAATATTTTGTTGATTATGTTCCTGCAGTGGAAAAGGCTGAACTAATGTTCTACTGTAACTGCAATATACCAGGCTGCACATATTGATATAAAACATTCACACCCCATTTTACCATCTGTGAAACAAAACCTCAGTTTGAACTCTAGCCTATCCCCCTCATTTTCTTTCACGCTACATAGTGGCTGGGTGAATTTGGTGCACGTCAGTAGTCTTACTGCGggttttaaataaccaaattaaACCACGACTCTACCTTTTAACACTGTAAAACTGTCACTGCAGAAAACATCTACAATtgcataaaaacagaaaactgtaTTGATCAGTACTGACCAGCTTTGTGCTCTAAAGACTCAGAAAACAGAACACATTAGCTGTCAGGGCAACAGCTCTGGCAAAGCTCATCAGTCCGAGCCAAAGTGGAGCTTGTTCCATTCCCCAGCTTGTACTGTGAAATGCTCAAAAAGCGACAACGGAGCCAAAATGAAAGCGCTCCACAGAGCTGCATTTAGAGCTATTTGGGATTGTGGTCATATGTTTTACAGAAAGAGGGCAGGACACCACACTGTGACGTCGCAAATAGTCTGGACTGGATCAGAGAGACGGGTCGGTGCCACAGAGTTACCGGCTCCCCCTTCTCTCACTGCCAATTCTATCCCAGTGTCCCCCCAGAAACCGCTCACACCACAAGTTGTTTCAATGGGGCACAACTCCGGCCGAAAATAGAAAGGTTATACATATAGGTCACAATTTCTCAATGTGCAAGACtgaggcttgtgtgtgtgtttatgtgtgtgggagtgtgtgtgtgtgtgtgtgtgtgtgtgt
This window encodes:
- the wnt5a gene encoding protein Wnt-5a, which codes for MNLGLGCVSRPVCWPVGSVLDSRNCVFALTLLTLLMQVVVEANSWWSLAMNPLLIPEAYIIGAQPLCSQLVGLSQGQKKLCQLYQDHMQYIGEGAKTGIRECQYQFRHRRWNCSTVDNSSVFGRVMQIGSRETAFTYAISAAGVVNAVSRACREGELSSCGCSRAARPKDLPRDWLWGGCGDNLNYGYRFSKEFVDAREREKSYPKGSYESARLMMNIHNNEAGRRTVSDLANVSCKCHGVSGSCSLKTCWLQLADFRKVGDALKEKYDSAASMKLNTRGKLVQMHSKFNAPTSHDLVYIESSPDYCLKNQSTGSLGTVGRLCNKTSEGMDGCELMCCGRGYDQYKAQIVERCHCKFHWCCYVKCKRCTKIVDQFVCK